A window of the Cystobacter fuscus genome harbors these coding sequences:
- a CDS encoding N-acyl homoserine lactonase family protein translates to MSACFALTACASPHTAFAPGVAAPPAVKLYALDCGHVDYSDVGSLVDDGSMKGVARAFVVPCYLIRHPKGDLLWDSGVPESIADMPGGLRPQGAPLHIEVPRKLTAQLRELGLAPADIDFLSFSHMHFDHAGNANLFASATWIVDADERAAAFSDAARERGELAAYSALEHANTVRLEGDGAHDVFGDGIVTIHPAPGHTPGHTVLLVKTAKAGAVLLTGDLWHLRESRERRLVPSFNTSREQTLESMRRVEALAKASGARVIRQHVPEDFTALPAFPAPLE, encoded by the coding sequence TTGTCCGCCTGTTTCGCGCTCACCGCCTGCGCCAGCCCTCACACCGCATTCGCACCCGGCGTCGCCGCACCGCCCGCCGTGAAACTCTACGCGCTCGACTGCGGCCACGTGGACTACTCCGACGTCGGCTCGCTGGTCGACGATGGCTCGATGAAAGGCGTCGCCCGCGCGTTCGTCGTTCCCTGCTACCTCATCCGCCATCCGAAGGGCGACCTGCTCTGGGATTCCGGCGTCCCCGAGAGCATCGCGGACATGCCGGGCGGCCTGCGTCCCCAGGGCGCACCGTTGCATATCGAGGTCCCGAGGAAGCTCACCGCCCAGCTCCGCGAGCTCGGGCTGGCACCGGCCGACATCGACTTCCTGTCGTTCTCGCACATGCATTTCGACCATGCGGGCAACGCCAATCTGTTCGCCAGCGCGACGTGGATCGTGGATGCGGACGAGCGCGCCGCGGCGTTCTCCGACGCGGCCCGCGAGCGCGGCGAACTCGCCGCCTACAGTGCCCTGGAGCACGCGAACACCGTGCGACTCGAGGGCGACGGTGCACACGACGTGTTCGGCGACGGCATCGTGACGATCCACCCGGCCCCCGGCCACACGCCCGGACATACCGTGCTGCTCGTGAAGACGGCGAAGGCCGGCGCCGTCCTGCTGACCGGCGACCTGTGGCATCTGCGCGAGTCGCGCGAGCGGCGTCTGGTGCCGTCGTTCAACACCAGCCGCGAACAGACGCTCGAGTCGATGCGCCGCGTGGAAGCACTGGCGAAGGCCTCCGGCGCCCGCGTGATCCGCCAGCACGTGCCCGAGGATTTCACCGCGCTGCCGGCGTTTCCGGCCCCGCTGGAGTAG
- a CDS encoding glutathione S-transferase family protein, translated as MTITITAFERSPDGGKGLARDTRVRWALEEVGQPYEVRLVSFRAMKEPAHLALHPFGQIPTYEEGDLALFETGAIVFHIAEHHAGLLPEDANARARAITWMFAALNTVEPPILELANARLLEDDKPWSKERLPLVEGRVRARLEQLSARLGDADWLDGAFSAGDLLMVSVLLRLKSSGILDEYPNLAAYVARGETRPAYKRAFAAQLATNTAQPPNDSD; from the coding sequence ATGACCATCACCATTACCGCCTTTGAGCGGTCACCCGATGGCGGCAAGGGACTGGCGCGTGATACGCGCGTTCGCTGGGCGCTTGAAGAAGTGGGCCAACCCTACGAGGTTCGCCTTGTTTCGTTTCGCGCGATGAAGGAACCCGCGCATCTGGCACTTCATCCTTTCGGCCAGATTCCCACCTATGAGGAAGGCGATCTCGCCCTGTTCGAGACAGGCGCGATCGTCTTCCATATCGCCGAGCACCATGCGGGACTGCTGCCGGAGGATGCCAATGCCCGAGCGCGCGCGATCACATGGATGTTTGCCGCGCTCAACACGGTGGAGCCGCCGATCCTCGAGCTCGCAAACGCCAGGCTTCTGGAGGACGACAAGCCCTGGAGCAAGGAGCGCCTGCCGCTGGTCGAGGGTCGTGTCCGCGCCCGGTTGGAACAACTTTCCGCTCGCCTGGGCGATGCCGACTGGCTCGATGGTGCGTTCAGCGCGGGCGACCTGTTGATGGTGTCGGTGCTGCTCAGGCTGAAATCGTCGGGTATTCTGGACGAATACCCGAACCTGGCTGCCTATGTCGCCCGCGGCGAAACGCGGCCCGCCTACAAGCGGGCTTTCGCCGCGCAATTGGCGACCAACACCGCCCAGCCACCGAACGACTCTGATTGA
- a CDS encoding carotenoid oxygenase family protein → MTSQNAVSPLLRSLSRPHGFEPLRVEGRLPEPLRGTLFRAGPGLFERFGASLSHAFEADGAITAVRFEGGGARGACRIVESAGYRAEEKAGRFLFNSAASWLDRMRAARAATGKTTGNTSTFWWQDRLFALMEGGLLQEMDPGTLDTLEATDLGVVTGAFSAHPHRVASLRTTFNFGVRYGSKMLIDLYALPDEGTPSKLGTVEAPWHAMLHDFIATERHLILFLGPVKLNLLRAMMGLADFTKLFQWKPELGARLIVVPLDDIQRPRTFELDAFWTWHFANAFEEEGGPSIDLCRYPEFSLDGIGEVEGKGPPPVLTRLHLDLKAGKVRETKLFDAPCEFPQLHPRVHGARYGALFAQTRRQGADRKYPGITRIALDGGSGAEWAVPAGHVPSEPVLVPRGEGEDDAFVLDLVYDATSDHSYVAVLDGQHLEDGPVATVHFDHPIPVTFHGGFAAAS, encoded by the coding sequence ATGACCAGCCAGAACGCCGTGAGTCCTCTCCTGCGGTCGCTCTCCCGGCCCCACGGCTTCGAGCCGTTGCGGGTCGAGGGGCGGCTTCCCGAGCCGCTCCGGGGCACGCTCTTCCGAGCGGGACCGGGCCTCTTCGAGCGCTTCGGTGCGAGCCTCTCGCATGCGTTCGAGGCGGATGGAGCGATCACGGCGGTGCGTTTCGAGGGCGGTGGCGCGCGGGGTGCCTGCCGCATCGTCGAGAGTGCCGGCTACCGCGCGGAGGAGAAGGCGGGGCGGTTTCTCTTCAACTCGGCGGCCTCGTGGCTGGACCGCATGCGCGCCGCGCGCGCCGCCACGGGGAAGACGACGGGGAACACCTCGACCTTCTGGTGGCAGGACCGGCTCTTCGCGCTGATGGAAGGTGGCCTGTTGCAGGAGATGGACCCGGGCACGCTGGACACGCTCGAGGCCACGGACCTGGGCGTGGTGACAGGCGCCTTCTCCGCGCACCCGCACCGCGTCGCCTCGCTGCGGACGACCTTCAACTTCGGCGTCCGCTATGGCTCGAAGATGCTCATCGACCTCTACGCGCTGCCGGATGAGGGAACCCCCTCGAAGCTCGGCACGGTCGAGGCGCCCTGGCACGCCATGCTGCACGATTTCATCGCGACCGAGCGGCACCTCATCCTCTTCCTGGGGCCGGTGAAGCTCAATCTCCTGCGCGCGATGATGGGCCTGGCCGACTTCACGAAGCTCTTCCAGTGGAAGCCGGAGCTCGGAGCGCGGCTCATCGTCGTTCCACTGGACGACATCCAGAGGCCACGCACCTTCGAACTCGATGCCTTCTGGACCTGGCACTTCGCGAATGCCTTCGAGGAGGAAGGCGGTCCGAGCATCGACCTGTGCCGCTACCCGGAGTTCTCGCTCGACGGCATCGGCGAGGTCGAGGGGAAGGGGCCGCCCCCGGTGCTGACGCGCCTGCACCTGGACCTGAAGGCCGGGAAGGTGCGTGAGACGAAGCTCTTCGACGCCCCCTGTGAGTTCCCGCAGCTGCACCCGCGGGTGCACGGGGCGCGCTACGGCGCCCTCTTCGCGCAGACCAGGCGCCAGGGCGCGGACCGGAAGTACCCGGGGATTACGCGCATCGCGCTCGACGGCGGGAGCGGCGCGGAGTGGGCCGTGCCGGCCGGGCATGTGCCGAGCGAGCCCGTGCTCGTGCCGCGTGGCGAGGGGGAGGATGACGCCTTCGTGCTCGACCTCGTCTACGACGCGACGAGCGACCACTCCTATGTCGCCGTCCTGGACGGACAGCACCTCGAGGACGGTCCCGTGGCGACCGTGCACTTCGACCACCCCATCCCCGTGACGTTCCACGGGGGCTTCGCCGCCGCGAGCTGA